One segment of Paenibacillus pabuli DNA contains the following:
- a CDS encoding MDR family MFS transporter: MVARKNRIGLVLAGLLLSILMASMDNTIVATAMGDIVGKLGGLDKFVWVTSAYMVAEMAGMPIFGKLSDMYGRKKFFVFGIIVFMLGSALCGTATSIVELTMYRAIQGIGAGALVPIAFTIMFDVVAPEARGKLGGLFGAVFGLSSVFGPLLGAYITQYATWEWVFYINLPLGLIAFVFIAFFYKESHQHQSQQIDWLGAVTLIGAVVCLIFGLELGGKTYAWNSWQILGLFAGFAVLALLFIVAELRAKEPIISFGMFRNRVYWSSNVIAMFSGAAFITASVYIPIFIQGVLGGKATNSGLVLLPMMLGSVVTASMGGVLMTKIKYRNIMIPTLALLVLGLGLLTTLDENSSLWTIRVFMVLVGLGVGASFSVLSNAAMNAFEPQRRGAASSTLNFLRSLGMTMGITIFGIVQSQVFTRKMNDALAGSAAEAGGSGAGVPAGAMPEGLNLSDPHALLSPELRQAIPPQVLEAITQALSSSIVQLFAWAAIPAALALIASFFMGKEKMVIGEEQGEYTAGH, translated from the coding sequence ATGGTTGCACGTAAAAACAGGATTGGATTGGTGCTGGCAGGGCTGCTGCTCAGCATACTGATGGCTTCGATGGATAATACCATCGTGGCCACGGCGATGGGGGATATCGTCGGCAAGCTGGGTGGCCTCGACAAATTCGTTTGGGTTACCTCAGCGTACATGGTAGCCGAGATGGCAGGAATGCCGATCTTCGGTAAATTGTCCGACATGTACGGACGGAAGAAGTTTTTTGTATTCGGCATTATCGTGTTTATGCTTGGATCGGCGTTATGTGGAACAGCTACATCCATTGTGGAGCTTACCATGTACAGAGCCATTCAAGGGATTGGTGCAGGTGCATTGGTACCGATTGCGTTTACCATCATGTTTGACGTGGTAGCACCGGAAGCGCGGGGCAAGTTGGGCGGATTGTTTGGAGCTGTCTTTGGATTGTCCAGCGTGTTCGGACCGCTGCTGGGTGCGTACATCACGCAGTATGCCACGTGGGAATGGGTATTTTATATTAACCTGCCGCTCGGACTGATTGCGTTTGTATTTATTGCGTTTTTCTACAAGGAATCTCATCAGCATCAATCCCAGCAGATTGACTGGCTGGGTGCAGTGACACTGATTGGTGCAGTGGTCTGTCTGATCTTCGGCCTCGAATTGGGTGGCAAAACGTATGCCTGGAACTCGTGGCAAATTCTCGGTTTGTTTGCCGGATTTGCGGTGCTAGCGCTGCTATTCATCGTTGCCGAATTAAGAGCGAAGGAACCGATTATCTCTTTTGGCATGTTCCGCAACCGCGTGTACTGGTCCAGTAATGTCATTGCCATGTTCAGTGGCGCGGCATTTATCACGGCGTCCGTATACATTCCAATCTTTATTCAGGGTGTGCTCGGGGGTAAAGCGACCAATTCCGGTCTCGTGCTGCTGCCTATGATGCTGGGGTCTGTCGTAACCGCCTCGATGGGTGGGGTACTCATGACTAAGATCAAATATCGGAACATTATGATCCCGACGCTGGCACTGCTTGTTCTCGGTCTGGGGTTACTGACGACACTGGACGAAAACTCATCCCTCTGGACGATCCGCGTATTTATGGTGCTCGTCGGCCTGGGTGTAGGAGCTTCGTTCTCGGTGCTCAGCAATGCGGCGATGAATGCGTTCGAACCGCAGAGACGCGGCGCCGCAAGTTCGACACTTAACTTTTTGCGTTCACTTGGAATGACGATGGGGATTACGATCTTTGGGATTGTACAGAGCCAGGTATTTACGCGCAAAATGAACGATGCCCTCGCCGGCTCCGCTGCGGAAGCAGGCGGGTCTGGAGCTGGAGTACCGGCGGGTGCCATGCCTGAAGGCCTGAATCTGAGCGATCCGCATGCCTTGCTCTCACCAGAGCTTAGACAGGCAATTCCACCTCAGGTGCTGGAGGCCATAACTCAAGCGTTATCCTCCTCCATCGTGCAATTGTTTGCCTGGGCTGCCATTCCGGCGGCACTGGCCTTGATTGCTTCCTTCTTTATGGGAAAAGAGAAGATGGTTATCGGCGAGGAACAGGGAGAATACACAGCCGGGCATTAA
- the ftsE gene encoding cell division ATP-binding protein FtsE produces the protein MIEMQDVWKTYANGTHALQGVSVKIDRNEFVYIVGPSGAGKSTFMKLMYREEVPTKGQISINGFNIGKLKPRKIPYVRRNIGVVFQDFRLLPKMTAFENVAFAMEVIEAPKRHIKKRVMEVLDLVGLRSKANREPSQLSGGEQQRIAIARAIVNNPSVIIADEPTGNLDPETSWGIMQLLDEINFRGTTIVMATHNKDIVNTMRKRVIAIERGQIVRDQMRGEYGYEF, from the coding sequence GTGATAGAAATGCAGGACGTGTGGAAGACCTACGCCAATGGGACCCACGCATTACAAGGGGTGTCGGTGAAGATCGACCGCAATGAATTTGTGTATATCGTCGGTCCGTCCGGCGCAGGTAAATCAACATTTATGAAACTGATGTACAGGGAAGAAGTTCCGACCAAAGGACAAATATCCATCAATGGATTTAATATCGGAAAGTTGAAACCACGCAAGATTCCTTATGTGCGCCGTAACATCGGCGTAGTGTTTCAGGATTTCCGCCTTTTGCCCAAGATGACGGCATTCGAGAACGTGGCTTTTGCCATGGAGGTTATCGAGGCACCGAAGCGTCACATCAAGAAACGGGTGATGGAAGTGCTCGATCTGGTGGGACTTCGCAGCAAGGCGAACCGTGAACCTTCGCAGTTGTCAGGGGGGGAACAGCAGCGTATTGCCATCGCACGGGCGATCGTAAACAATCCGTCGGTGATTATCGCGGACGAGCCTACGGGTAACCTTGATCCGGAGACGTCATGGGGCATTATGCAGCTGCTGGATGAGATTAATTTCAGGGGAACGACGATTGTCATGGCAACCCATAACAAGGATATCGTCAATACGATGCGTAAACGGGTTATCGCCATTGAACGCGGCCAGATTGTACGGGATCAGATGAGAGGGGAATACGGTTATGAATTTTAG
- a CDS encoding VanW family protein, translating to MKKIHLAVIVVFSILFIGSASYGLLYMYVNQPALPNKVQVGGWQVGGVNRSEVLLGLDERLKKLGDWPVTLEVDEPSLTLNMTASEAGAAYSADAFRTAIHELEEGNVWERAYARYHFEEEWSLEQRYNAESLRTRLSPDWEKKTFGTPADAVRRITANDQIQYIPEKGVRRIAWDELEARLLAKLPHDFTVLEYDDKPAPLLIQLPLYTEQPEVTVESLRKEGIERKIIQFSTGLGSSTEGRIHNVSAAAKSVNGMILEPGGMFDYEKIIRHAEKEYGFREAPVIVSGRLTPGVGGGICQVSSTLYNAALLTGLDIVERRNHSIPVKYLPKGLDATFASGAINFRFKNNTGKSLLIHAEVKNKQLTVKFFGTFPENVSYALESHTIETLSAPVKYVSSNVLPDGAQQVLQNGQPGYIVETVRIKKVDGKVVESKTITRDTYKAQNRLIARSGHSSLPDPQEPSVVEDGVSDTKQP from the coding sequence ATGAAAAAAATACATTTGGCCGTCATTGTCGTGTTTTCCATTCTCTTTATCGGTTCCGCTTCCTACGGATTGCTGTATATGTATGTGAATCAACCCGCTTTGCCGAATAAGGTACAGGTTGGCGGCTGGCAGGTCGGAGGCGTGAATCGGAGCGAGGTGCTTCTGGGACTGGACGAACGTTTGAAAAAGCTGGGGGACTGGCCTGTTACGCTGGAGGTGGATGAGCCTTCCCTGACACTGAACATGACGGCTAGCGAAGCCGGTGCAGCTTACAGTGCAGACGCATTTCGGACGGCGATACATGAGCTGGAGGAAGGGAACGTGTGGGAACGTGCGTATGCCCGTTATCATTTTGAAGAGGAATGGTCTCTGGAACAACGGTATAATGCCGAGTCCCTTAGAACACGTTTGAGCCCTGACTGGGAAAAGAAAACCTTCGGCACACCCGCGGACGCCGTCCGGCGGATCACCGCAAACGACCAGATCCAGTACATCCCGGAGAAAGGCGTCCGGCGGATCGCCTGGGATGAGCTGGAGGCTAGACTGCTGGCGAAGCTTCCCCATGACTTCACCGTGCTGGAATATGACGACAAACCCGCTCCATTACTGATTCAGCTGCCGCTGTACACCGAACAACCTGAAGTCACGGTAGAGTCATTGCGCAAGGAAGGCATTGAGCGGAAGATCATCCAATTTTCTACAGGGCTCGGCAGCAGCACGGAGGGACGCATACATAATGTCAGCGCAGCAGCAAAGTCCGTGAACGGCATGATTCTGGAGCCTGGAGGTATGTTCGATTATGAAAAAATCATTCGCCATGCCGAGAAGGAATACGGCTTCCGCGAAGCTCCGGTCATTGTAAGCGGGCGGCTTACCCCGGGTGTTGGCGGAGGCATATGCCAGGTGTCCAGTACACTATATAATGCAGCCTTGTTAACCGGACTCGATATTGTTGAGCGACGCAACCATTCAATACCCGTCAAATATTTGCCGAAAGGGCTGGACGCCACTTTTGCCTCCGGGGCCATCAATTTCCGATTTAAAAATAATACGGGCAAATCCTTGCTGATCCACGCTGAGGTAAAGAACAAGCAGTTGACCGTCAAATTTTTTGGCACATTTCCCGAGAACGTCAGTTACGCACTTGAATCCCACACCATTGAAACGTTAAGCGCCCCTGTAAAATATGTGTCCAGCAATGTTCTGCCGGACGGCGCCCAGCAGGTTTTGCAGAACGGTCAGCCTGGCTACATTGTGGAAACGGTACGCATCAAGAAGGTGGATGGCAAAGTGGTGGAGTCCAAAACTATTACGCGGGATACCTACAAAGCTCAAAATCGTCTTATCGCCCGTTCAGGTCATAGCAGCCTGCCAGATCCGCAGGAGCCTTCTGTTGTAGAGGACGGCGTAAGTGATACCAAACAGCCATAA
- the ftsX gene encoding permease-like cell division protein FtsX, which yields MNFSTLLRHMREGFKNVFRNGWMSVASIMSIIVSLLILGVFMLLVLNVNSMANQVDSQVEISTFLELNVDEGLRNTLQQEISAMPEVSEIRFVSKEEGLKEFRERLGDSANNVLDGFDVDNNPLPETIEVEVIEPETVTFVAQKIEALNEKHPEKPIMKVNYGKETVDVLFKFTRLVRNIGFIFVGGLALMSMFLISNTIRVTILARRREIGIMKLVGATNTFIRWPFFIEGALIGFIGSVITVAVLFFGYSRLLATIGQDVFMQMLNLIPLSDIWLLFGTLLIGLGVLVGILGSTLSIRKSLNV from the coding sequence ATGAATTTTAGTACTCTCTTGCGCCATATGCGGGAGGGATTCAAAAACGTATTCCGCAATGGCTGGATGTCCGTGGCATCCATCATGTCGATCATCGTGTCGCTGCTGATCCTTGGCGTATTCATGCTGCTGGTACTGAATGTGAACTCCATGGCAAACCAGGTGGACAGTCAGGTAGAGATCAGTACGTTTCTGGAGCTGAATGTGGATGAGGGCCTGCGCAATACGCTGCAGCAGGAGATCAGTGCAATGCCGGAAGTGAGTGAGATTCGCTTTGTTTCCAAGGAAGAGGGACTCAAGGAGTTCCGTGAACGTCTTGGTGATAGTGCGAATAACGTGCTGGACGGTTTCGATGTGGATAATAATCCGCTGCCGGAGACGATTGAAGTTGAGGTCATTGAACCGGAAACCGTCACTTTTGTGGCGCAAAAAATTGAAGCATTGAACGAAAAGCACCCGGAGAAGCCGATCATGAAAGTGAACTACGGCAAGGAAACGGTGGATGTGCTGTTTAAATTCACACGACTTGTCCGGAATATCGGATTTATATTTGTCGGGGGACTGGCACTGATGTCCATGTTCCTGATCTCGAATACGATTCGCGTAACGATTCTGGCCCGTCGCCGGGAGATCGGCATCATGAAGCTCGTGGGTGCAACGAATACGTTCATTCGCTGGCCTTTCTTTATTGAAGGAGCACTTATTGGATTTATCGGTTCAGTGATTACGGTAGCAGTACTGTTCTTCGGTTACAGCCGCCTGCTGGCTACCATTGGTCAGGATGTATTCATGCAAATGCTTAATCTGATTCCGCTCAGCGACATTTGGTTGCTGTTTGGAACCCTTTTGATCGGGCTCGGTGTGCTGGTTGGTATTCTGGGAAGTACACTGTCCATTCGCAAATCGCTTAATGTTTAA